ATTTATTACAGCTCCTATATAGGCTGCAAAAGTGAAAAGTGGGCCAGGGACTGCTTGTGCTAAACCATAACCGGCTAAGAAGTTTTCTTTACTAAGCCAGCCTGTTGGTACAAATTCACGTTCAAGTAAGGGCAGTACCACATGACCTCCTCCAAAAACAAGGGAGCCTGAACGATAGAAGCTATCAAAAAGGGCAATCCATTTATATGAAGTTATTTCTCTAAGAATCGGAAGAATAATAAGTAGACCAAAGAAAAGAGTTAAACAAATAATTGCAAAACGCCGTGTAATCGGAACTGTTATTGGTAAATGCTTTTCTGTTTCTACCTGCTTAAAAAAGAGATAACCAATAAAAGCAGAAGCAATGATCATACACACTTGCGTATATGTGGATTGCCAGATCAATGTTCCTACAAGTGAGAACAGGGCAATGGATTTTCTTTTTAAATCTGGAGTTAGCTTTTGCGCCATTCCTAAAATGGCTTGTGCGACTACAACAACGGCTACAATCTTTAAGCCATGAATCCAGCCCATATTATCCACATGCCACCCTTTTAGGATAAGCGCAAATAATATGAGAGCAATAACGGATGGTAGTGTAAAACCAATGAACGCCATAATTCCTCCTAAGACACCGGCACGCATGACACCGA
The DNA window shown above is from Neobacillus sp. WH10 and carries:
- a CDS encoding chromate transporter, which translates into the protein MKDNSKSQFKRLTEILWISTKLGLTSFGGPIAHLGYFHNEYIRKRKWLDERSYADLVALCQFLPGPASSQVGIGIGVMRAGVLGGIMAFIGFTLPSVIALILFALILKGWHVDNMGWIHGLKIVAVVVVAQAILGMAQKLTPDLKRKSIALFSLVGTLIWQSTYTQVCMIIASAFIGYLFFKQVETEKHLPITVPITRRFAIICLTLFFGLLIILPILREITSYKWIALFDSFYRSGSLVFGGGHVVLPLLEREFVPTGWLSKENFLAGYGLAQAVPGPLFTFAAYIGAVINGWKGGLLATVAIFLPAFLLILGTLPFWDTLRRNPKINGALIGVNSAVVGILISAFYTPIWSSSIFSPIDFAFGSILFSLLVFWKLPPWVIVLLGALGGFLIDLL